From the genome of Pseudomonas yamanorum, one region includes:
- a CDS encoding substrate-binding domain-containing protein, with product MNRRRGIRSLCCAAVAVSAVSLSSLLLAAEPVKIGFLVKQAEEPWFQTEWAFAEKAGKDKGFEVIKIAVPDGEKTLSAIDSLAANGAKGFVICPPDVSLGPAIMAKAKANGLKVIAVDDRFVDAKGNFMEDVPYLGMAAFEVGEKQGSAMATEAKKRGWDWKDTYAVINTYNELDTGKKRTDGSVKSLKAAGIPDDHILYAALKTLDVPGSMDATNSALVKLPSGAKNLIIGGMNDNTVLGGVRATESAGFAAANVIGIGINGTDAIGELKKANSGFFGSMLPSPHIEGYNTASMMFEWVTTGKEPPKYTAMDEVTLITRENFKQELEKIGLWN from the coding sequence ATGAATCGTCGTCGTGGTATCCGTTCCCTGTGCTGCGCCGCTGTGGCGGTATCCGCCGTCAGCCTGAGCAGCCTGTTGCTGGCGGCCGAGCCGGTGAAGATCGGCTTTCTGGTCAAGCAGGCCGAAGAGCCCTGGTTCCAGACCGAATGGGCCTTCGCCGAAAAGGCCGGCAAGGACAAGGGCTTTGAAGTGATCAAGATTGCTGTACCCGACGGCGAGAAAACCCTCTCGGCCATCGACAGCCTGGCGGCCAACGGCGCCAAGGGTTTTGTGATTTGCCCGCCGGACGTGTCCCTCGGCCCGGCCATCATGGCCAAGGCCAAAGCCAATGGCTTGAAAGTGATCGCCGTGGATGACCGGTTTGTGGACGCCAAGGGCAACTTCATGGAAGACGTGCCGTATCTGGGCATGGCCGCCTTTGAAGTGGGTGAGAAGCAGGGCAGTGCCATGGCCACGGAAGCGAAAAAACGCGGCTGGGACTGGAAAGACACCTATGCCGTGATCAACACCTACAACGAACTCGACACCGGCAAAAAGCGCACCGACGGCTCAGTCAAATCCCTGAAGGCCGCGGGTATTCCGGACGACCACATCCTGTATGCAGCCCTCAAGACCCTCGACGTCCCCGGCAGCATGGACGCCACCAACTCGGCGCTGGTGAAACTGCCCAGCGGCGCGAAAAACCTGATCATCGGCGGCATGAATGACAACACGGTGCTCGGCGGCGTGCGCGCCACCGAAAGCGCCGGCTTTGCAGCCGCCAACGTCATCGGTATCGGCATCAACGGCACCGACGCCATCGGCGAGCTGAAGAAAGCCAACAGCGGCTTCTTCGGCTCCATGCTGCCCAGCCCGCACATTGAGGGCTACAACACCGCAAGCATGATGTTCGAGTGGGTCACCACCGGCAAGGAACCACCGAAGTACACCGCGATGGACGAGGTGACGTTGATCACCCGCGAGAACTTCAAGCAGGAACTGGAAAAGATCGGTTTGTGGAACTGA
- a CDS encoding SMP-30/gluconolactonase/LRE family protein, whose amino-acid sequence MSWNAVTPHRARLGEGPFWDEQGQALYWVDIIGQQALRLKDGQLHTWQLPEPVSAFIPCASGDALVTLSSGVYRLDLDSAPSDPRLTLLCVADPQQGNRANEARCDAQGRLWLGTMQNNIGAHGEDLPVLQRSGGLFRVDADGQVTPLLQGLGIPNTLLWNDAATHVHFGDSLDGTLYRHAITDDGQLEPAQVWFGPHSRGGPDGSAMDAEGYIWNARWDGSCLLRLTPGGEVDRVIELPVSRPTSCVFAGPDLKTLYITSAASPLNHPLDGAVLAIEVDVPGKICHRFAG is encoded by the coding sequence ATGTCGTGGAATGCCGTCACACCGCACCGCGCTCGGCTCGGCGAAGGCCCGTTCTGGGACGAGCAGGGCCAGGCGCTGTATTGGGTGGATATCATCGGCCAGCAGGCGTTACGCCTGAAAGACGGGCAACTGCACACCTGGCAACTGCCTGAGCCTGTGTCGGCGTTTATCCCGTGTGCCAGCGGTGATGCGCTGGTAACCCTGAGCAGTGGCGTGTATCGCCTCGACCTCGATTCGGCGCCGAGCGATCCCCGCCTGACCTTGCTTTGCGTCGCCGACCCGCAACAGGGCAACCGCGCCAACGAAGCCCGCTGTGATGCCCAGGGCCGGCTGTGGCTGGGCACCATGCAGAACAACATCGGCGCGCACGGTGAAGATTTGCCGGTGCTGCAGCGTTCCGGCGGCCTGTTCCGGGTCGATGCCGACGGGCAGGTCACGCCGTTGCTGCAAGGCCTGGGGATTCCCAACACCTTGCTGTGGAACGACGCCGCTACCCATGTGCATTTCGGCGACAGCCTGGACGGCACGTTGTATCGGCACGCGATCACCGACGATGGTCAGCTTGAACCCGCGCAGGTCTGGTTCGGGCCTCACTCCCGGGGTGGCCCGGACGGTTCGGCCATGGACGCCGAAGGCTATATCTGGAACGCCCGCTGGGACGGCAGTTGCCTGCTGCGCTTGACGCCGGGCGGTGAAGTCGACCGAGTGATCGAGCTGCCGGTCAGTCGTCCCACCAGTTGCGTGTTCGCAGGCCCGGACCTCAAGACCTTGTACATCACCAGTGCCGCCAGCCCGCTGAATCACCCGCTGGACGGCGCGGTGCTGGCGATCGAGGTCGATGTGCCGGGGAAAATCTGTCACCGCTTTGCAGGATAA
- a CDS encoding MFS transporter: MSQEQRLIRRITLKLIPFLILLYLIAYVDRSAVGFAKLHMGADVGIGDAAYGLGAGLFFIGYFLLEIPSNLMLDRFGARRWFARIMVTWGAITIGMAFVQGPHSFYVMRFLLGAAEAGFFPGVLYYITQWFPVRHRGKILGLFILSQPIAMMITGPVAGGLLGMDGLLGLHGWQWLFIVIGTPAILLTWPVLRYLPDGPQQVKWMDQAEKDWLTGELAKDLQAYGQTRHGNPLHALKDKRVLLLALFYLPVTLSIYGLGLWLPTLIKQFGGSDLTTGFVSAVPYIFGIIGLLIVPRSSDRLNDRYGHLAVLYVLGAIGLFLSAWLTAPLWQLAALCLVAFALFSCTAVFWTLPGRFFAGASAAAGIALINSVGNLGGYIGPFVIGALKEYTGNLASGLYFLACVMLFGVVLTAVVYRLLERKHVLPPDQFAASARGATRT, from the coding sequence ATGAGCCAGGAACAGCGGCTGATACGTCGCATCACGCTGAAACTGATTCCCTTCCTGATCTTGCTGTACCTGATTGCCTACGTGGATCGCTCGGCCGTGGGCTTCGCCAAATTGCACATGGGCGCGGATGTCGGCATCGGCGATGCGGCGTATGGCTTGGGGGCAGGGCTGTTCTTCATTGGCTACTTCCTTCTGGAAATCCCCAGCAACCTGATGCTCGACCGTTTCGGCGCGCGGCGCTGGTTCGCGCGGATCATGGTCACCTGGGGCGCCATCACCATCGGCATGGCGTTCGTCCAGGGTCCCCACAGTTTCTATGTGATGCGCTTCCTTCTGGGCGCCGCCGAAGCCGGGTTTTTCCCGGGTGTCCTCTACTACATCACCCAGTGGTTCCCGGTGCGCCACCGCGGCAAGATCCTCGGGTTGTTCATCCTGTCCCAGCCCATCGCCATGATGATCACCGGCCCGGTGGCGGGCGGTTTGCTCGGCATGGACGGGCTTCTCGGCCTGCACGGCTGGCAGTGGTTGTTCATCGTCATCGGCACCCCGGCGATCCTGCTGACCTGGCCGGTGCTGCGTTATCTGCCGGACGGGCCGCAACAGGTCAAATGGATGGACCAGGCCGAGAAGGACTGGCTCACCGGCGAGCTGGCCAAAGACCTGCAGGCCTACGGCCAGACCCGGCACGGCAACCCGCTGCATGCGCTGAAGGACAAACGCGTATTGCTGCTGGCGCTGTTCTACCTGCCGGTGACCTTGAGCATTTATGGCCTGGGCCTGTGGCTGCCGACCTTGATCAAGCAGTTCGGCGGCAGCGACCTGACGACCGGGTTCGTGTCGGCGGTGCCCTACATCTTCGGGATCATCGGTTTGCTGATCGTCCCGCGCAGTTCCGATCGCCTGAATGATCGCTACGGCCACCTCGCCGTGCTCTACGTGTTGGGCGCCATCGGCCTGTTCCTCAGCGCCTGGCTGACAGCGCCGCTGTGGCAACTGGCAGCGCTGTGCCTGGTGGCGTTTGCGCTGTTCTCTTGCACGGCGGTGTTCTGGACCTTGCCGGGACGTTTCTTTGCCGGCGCGAGTGCGGCGGCGGGCATCGCCTTGATCAACTCGGTGGGCAACCTCGGCGGCTACATCGGGCCGTTCGTGATCGGCGCCCTCAAGGAGTACACCGGCAACCTTGCGTCGGGCCTGTACTTCCTGGCCTGCGTGATGCTGTTCGGGGTGGTGCTGACGGCTGTGGTCTATCGGCTGTTGGAGCGCAAGCACGTACTGCCGCCGGACCAGTTCGCCGCCAGCGCCCGTGGCGCCACCCGTACTTAA
- a CDS encoding LysR family transcriptional regulator codes for MDYFAALTAFVEAAEGNNFSRAADRLGIKASTVSRYVKDLEQDLGIALFNRSTRTLHLTEGGQTFLMHARRVLDELEQAKAATSALNEHPRGVLKLNLPPAFARHHILPTLNTFLARYPQIKLELVLDDSHVNLIHAGADLAIRIGTLADSTLKARKICDERYRLVASPGFCREHPAPSVPSELAALPVILGRDIAADIAFANGHEVSPLVHKDAIRINDLDAQLIAAQQGLGFALLPDWLVAKGIEAGELMVWLPEWTIRIAGRAPAVWFVYPPKRIVSSKVRCFIDFIVEQLGETPHWKRLN; via the coding sequence TTGGATTACTTCGCTGCGTTAACCGCCTTTGTCGAAGCCGCCGAGGGCAATAACTTCTCCCGCGCCGCCGACCGGCTTGGCATCAAGGCCTCCACGGTTTCCCGCTACGTGAAGGACCTTGAACAGGACCTCGGCATCGCCCTGTTCAACCGCTCTACGCGCACGCTGCACCTGACTGAGGGTGGCCAGACATTCCTGATGCACGCACGCCGAGTGCTGGACGAACTGGAGCAAGCCAAGGCCGCCACCTCCGCACTGAACGAGCACCCACGGGGCGTACTCAAGCTCAACCTGCCGCCCGCCTTTGCCCGTCACCATATCCTCCCCACTTTGAATACCTTCCTGGCCCGCTACCCGCAGATCAAGCTGGAACTGGTGCTGGACGACAGCCACGTCAACCTGATTCATGCCGGCGCGGACCTTGCGATCCGTATTGGAACCCTGGCGGATTCCACCTTGAAGGCGCGCAAAATCTGCGATGAGCGCTACCGGCTGGTGGCCAGCCCGGGGTTTTGCCGGGAACATCCGGCGCCTTCCGTTCCTTCGGAACTGGCGGCGCTGCCGGTGATTCTGGGGAGAGATATCGCGGCGGATATTGCGTTTGCCAACGGGCATGAAGTGTCGCCATTGGTGCATAAAGACGCTATCCGCATCAACGACCTCGACGCGCAGTTGATCGCCGCACAACAAGGCCTGGGGTTTGCCTTGCTGCCTGACTGGCTGGTGGCCAAGGGCATTGAAGCCGGCGAGCTGATGGTGTGGCTGCCAGAGTGGACTATCCGGATCGCCGGCCGCGCACCGGCGGTGTGGTTCGTCTATCCACCCAAGCGCATCGTGTCTTCCAAAGTGCGGTGCTTCATCGACTTTATCGTCGAGCAGCTGGGCGAAACACCGCACTGGAAACGTCTCAACTGA
- the araD1 gene encoding AraD1 family protein yields the protein MGLVQFELSNGERRVGVVEGDQVREVRAARTVRDLALAAIEAGVTLQQQIDHLGLGESHDYAELLAGHKILPPLDHPDPAHTLVSGTGLTHLGSAAARDKMHQNASDESAMTDSMRIFKWGVEGGKPASGQTGVQPEWFYKGDGTIVVRPGQPFPWPAFAEDAGEEPEIAGLYVIGHDGKPYRLGYAVGNEFSDHVMERKNYLYLAHSKLRSCSYGPELRLGELPQHLAGTSRILRNGEVLWQHEFLSGEANMCHSLENLEYHHFKYTQFLRPGDVHIHFFGTATLSFADGIRSQPGDVFEISQAEFGAPLINGIAVANGGVAPGGIGTL from the coding sequence ATGGGTTTAGTGCAGTTTGAATTGAGCAACGGCGAACGCCGGGTGGGCGTGGTCGAGGGTGATCAGGTACGCGAGGTGCGCGCCGCACGCACGGTACGTGACCTGGCACTTGCCGCCATCGAGGCCGGCGTCACCTTGCAACAGCAAATAGATCACCTCGGCCTGGGCGAGAGCCACGACTACGCCGAACTGCTGGCCGGGCACAAGATCCTGCCACCGCTGGATCACCCGGACCCGGCGCACACGCTGGTCAGCGGTACCGGCTTGACTCACTTGGGCAGTGCGGCGGCGCGGGACAAGATGCACCAGAACGCCAGTGACGAAAGCGCGATGACCGACAGCATGCGCATCTTCAAATGGGGCGTGGAGGGCGGCAAACCGGCTTCTGGCCAGACCGGTGTACAACCGGAGTGGTTCTACAAAGGCGACGGCACCATCGTGGTGCGCCCGGGCCAGCCGTTCCCGTGGCCGGCGTTTGCCGAAGACGCCGGCGAAGAGCCGGAAATTGCCGGGCTCTACGTAATTGGTCACGACGGCAAGCCGTATCGCCTGGGCTACGCGGTGGGCAACGAGTTTTCCGACCACGTGATGGAGCGCAAGAATTACCTGTACCTGGCCCACTCCAAACTGCGCAGTTGCAGCTATGGTCCCGAGTTGCGCCTGGGTGAACTGCCCCAGCACCTGGCGGGCACCAGCCGCATCCTGCGCAACGGCGAGGTGCTGTGGCAGCACGAATTCCTCAGTGGCGAAGCCAACATGTGCCACAGCCTCGAGAACCTTGAATATCACCATTTCAAATACACCCAGTTCCTGCGCCCAGGTGATGTGCATATCCACTTTTTCGGCACCGCAACCTTATCGTTTGCCGACGGCATTCGTAGCCAGCCAGGCGATGTGTTTGAAATCAGCCAGGCCGAATTCGGCGCGCCCTTGATCAACGGCATTGCCGTGGCCAATGGCGGCGTCGCACCTGGCGGCATAGGCACCCTTTGA
- a CDS encoding cupin domain-containing protein: protein MNSEFKPDVTDTQPLHLLDAEYFEYSKAANPISANLITRIPYHSFPASLYDSGPSRVVPLDLSEALGCEGPATGPGLCANFMRLNAGDTLELQPNATSQVFYVIAGEGSVVQGEHRIDWTKGCFIALPGLQQAQFSASEDARLYYVHDEPLLCYLGVTRCTDRFVPTLYPAELANAKLREAADDPRAQDRSRISILLGNRNFPQTRTVTHVLWAMYGILPAGSIQKPHRHQSIALDFIIDCPQGCYSLVGTELDADGQIRNPVRVDWSPGLAFVTPPGYWHAHFNESDTEAFLIPIQDAGLQTYLRSLDIRFS from the coding sequence ATGAATAGCGAATTCAAGCCTGATGTGACCGATACCCAACCCCTGCACCTGCTCGACGCCGAGTACTTCGAATACAGCAAGGCCGCCAACCCCATCAGCGCCAACCTGATCACTCGCATTCCCTACCACAGCTTTCCGGCCTCGCTGTATGACAGCGGACCGTCCCGGGTGGTCCCGCTGGACCTCAGCGAGGCACTGGGCTGCGAAGGCCCGGCGACCGGGCCGGGGCTGTGTGCGAACTTCATGCGCCTGAACGCAGGCGACACGCTGGAGCTGCAACCCAACGCCACCTCACAGGTGTTTTATGTCATCGCCGGGGAGGGCAGTGTGGTCCAGGGCGAGCACCGCATCGACTGGACCAAAGGCTGCTTCATCGCGCTGCCAGGCCTGCAGCAAGCGCAGTTCAGTGCATCTGAGGATGCGCGCCTGTACTACGTCCACGATGAGCCGCTGTTGTGTTACCTGGGTGTGACCCGCTGTACCGATCGCTTCGTTCCGACGCTGTATCCCGCAGAACTGGCCAACGCAAAACTGCGCGAAGCCGCCGATGATCCCCGCGCCCAGGACCGCAGCCGTATCAGCATCCTGCTGGGCAATCGCAACTTCCCGCAGACCCGAACCGTGACCCATGTGCTGTGGGCGATGTACGGCATCCTGCCGGCCGGGTCGATTCAAAAGCCTCATCGGCACCAGTCGATTGCGTTGGATTTCATCATCGATTGCCCACAAGGTTGCTACTCGCTGGTGGGCACCGAACTGGACGCCGATGGGCAGATCCGCAACCCGGTGCGGGTCGACTGGTCGCCGGGCCTGGCGTTCGTCACCCCGCCAGGCTACTGGCATGCTCACTTCAACGAGTCCGATACGGAAGCCTTCCTGATTCCGATCCAGGATGCCGGGCTGCAAACCTATCTGCGGTCACTGGATATCCGCTTCAGTTGA
- a CDS encoding IlvD/Edd family dehydratase translates to MSEKKPVLRSASWFGTADKNGFMYRSWMKNQGIADHQFHGKPIIGICNTWSELTPCNAHFRQIAEHVKRGVIEAGGFPVEFPVFSNGESNLRPTAMLTRNLASMDVEEAIRGNPIDGVVLLTGCDKTTPALLMGAASCDVPAIVVTGGPMLNGKHKGQDIGSGTVVWQLSEQVKAGTITLDDFLAAEGGMSRSAGTCNTMGTASTMACMAEALGTSLPHNAAIPAVDARRYVLAHMSGMRAVEMVREDLKLSKILTKEAFENAIRVNAAIGGSTNAVIHLKAIAGRIGVELDLDDWTRMGRGMPTIVDLQPSGRFLMEEFYYAGGLPAVLRRLGEANLIPHPNALTVNGKSLGENTREAPIYGQDEVIRTLDNPIRADGGICVLRGNLAPLGAVLKPSAASPELMQHRGRAVVFENFDMYKERINDPELDVDANSILVMKNCGPKGYPGMAEVGNMGLPAKLLAQGVTDMVRISDARMSGTAYGTVVLHVAPEAAAGGPLATVKEGDWIELDCANGRLHLDIPDAELAARMADLAPPQQLIVGGYRQLYIDHVLQADQGCDFDFLVGCRGAEVPRHSH, encoded by the coding sequence ATGTCCGAGAAAAAGCCCGTCCTGCGCTCCGCCAGCTGGTTTGGTACCGCCGATAAAAACGGCTTCATGTACCGCAGCTGGATGAAAAATCAGGGGATTGCCGATCATCAGTTCCATGGCAAACCGATCATCGGGATCTGCAACACCTGGTCGGAACTGACGCCCTGCAACGCGCACTTCCGCCAGATTGCCGAGCATGTGAAGCGTGGGGTGATTGAAGCGGGCGGCTTTCCTGTGGAGTTTCCGGTGTTCTCCAACGGCGAATCGAACCTGCGCCCCACCGCCATGCTCACCCGCAACCTGGCCAGCATGGACGTGGAGGAAGCCATTCGCGGTAACCCCATCGACGGCGTGGTGCTGCTGACCGGCTGTGACAAAACCACCCCGGCGCTATTGATGGGTGCCGCCAGTTGCGACGTGCCGGCAATCGTTGTCACCGGCGGGCCGATGCTCAACGGCAAGCACAAGGGCCAGGACATAGGCTCGGGCACCGTGGTATGGCAGCTCAGCGAACAGGTCAAGGCGGGTACCATCACCCTCGACGATTTCCTCGCGGCCGAAGGCGGCATGTCCCGCTCGGCAGGCACCTGCAACACAATGGGCACCGCTTCGACCATGGCGTGCATGGCCGAAGCACTCGGCACTTCCCTGCCCCACAACGCGGCGATTCCGGCGGTGGATGCGCGGCGTTATGTACTAGCGCACATGTCCGGCATGCGTGCGGTGGAGATGGTGCGTGAAGACTTGAAACTGTCGAAGATCCTGACCAAGGAGGCCTTCGAAAACGCGATCCGCGTCAACGCAGCCATTGGCGGCTCAACCAACGCGGTGATTCACCTGAAAGCCATCGCCGGGCGTATCGGCGTCGAGCTCGACCTGGACGACTGGACCCGCATGGGCCGTGGCATGCCGACCATCGTCGACCTGCAACCTTCCGGGCGCTTCCTGATGGAAGAGTTCTACTACGCCGGCGGCCTGCCGGCGGTGCTGCGCCGCCTCGGTGAAGCCAACCTGATCCCGCATCCGAACGCGTTGACCGTCAACGGTAAGTCCCTGGGCGAAAACACCCGGGAAGCGCCGATCTACGGCCAGGACGAAGTGATCCGTACCCTCGACAACCCGATCCGCGCCGACGGAGGCATTTGTGTGCTGCGGGGCAACCTCGCGCCACTGGGTGCGGTGCTCAAGCCTTCGGCCGCCAGCCCCGAGCTGATGCAGCATCGCGGGCGCGCCGTGGTGTTCGAGAACTTCGACATGTACAAGGAACGCATCAATGACCCGGAACTGGACGTGGATGCCAACTCGATCCTGGTGATGAAAAACTGCGGGCCCAAGGGTTATCCGGGCATGGCGGAAGTCGGCAACATGGGCTTGCCCGCCAAACTGCTGGCCCAGGGTGTGACCGACATGGTGCGGATTTCCGATGCACGCATGAGCGGCACGGCCTACGGCACCGTGGTGCTGCATGTGGCACCGGAAGCGGCGGCCGGCGGCCCATTGGCCACGGTCAAGGAAGGCGACTGGATCGAGCTCGATTGCGCCAATGGCCGCCTGCACCTGGACATCCCGGACGCCGAACTGGCGGCGCGCATGGCTGACCTTGCGCCGCCGCAGCAGCTGATTGTCGGGGGCTACCGCCAGTTGTACATCGACCACGTACTGCAGGCAGACCAGGGCTGCGACTTCGACTTCCTGGTGGGCTGCCGTGGTGCGGAAGTGCCGCGTCATTCCCACTAA
- a CDS encoding FadR/GntR family transcriptional regulator: MDQQPTKPRKSMHAQIVQDLGMHIVSGRFKPEERLPMEATLCEEYKVSRSVLREATRVLSAKGLVISKPKVGAVVRPRVQWHLLDPDVLSWLMQSTPHSEFFNTLAGVRRILEPEIAAMAATTATDDDIATIEKAYLGMETANTHDALLQADLDFHRAIADATRNDLLAYMCNMLSLPLRESINITNRRPDIQGLSLPRHKAILTAIKNRDALGARHASLVQLDDTRVALDTVMNVLTPL, encoded by the coding sequence ATGGATCAGCAGCCGACCAAGCCGCGCAAGAGCATGCACGCCCAAATCGTTCAGGACTTGGGCATGCACATCGTTTCCGGACGCTTCAAGCCGGAAGAACGATTGCCCATGGAGGCCACCTTGTGTGAGGAGTACAAGGTCAGCCGCTCGGTATTGCGTGAGGCGACTCGGGTGCTGAGCGCCAAGGGCCTGGTGATTTCCAAGCCCAAGGTCGGCGCTGTGGTGCGCCCTCGGGTGCAGTGGCACTTGCTGGACCCGGACGTGCTGTCCTGGCTGATGCAGTCGACGCCCCACAGCGAGTTTTTCAACACCCTGGCCGGTGTACGTCGGATCCTGGAGCCGGAAATCGCCGCCATGGCTGCGACCACCGCGACCGACGACGACATTGCCACCATCGAAAAAGCCTACCTCGGCATGGAAACCGCCAATACCCACGACGCGCTGTTACAGGCCGACCTGGACTTCCACCGCGCAATTGCCGATGCGACCCGCAACGACTTGCTGGCCTATATGTGCAACATGCTGTCGCTGCCACTTCGCGAGTCCATCAACATCACCAACCGCCGCCCCGACATCCAGGGCCTCAGCCTGCCCCGGCACAAGGCGATCCTCACGGCGATCAAGAACCGTGACGCCCTCGGCGCGCGGCATGCCTCCCTGGTGCAACTGGACGATACCCGGGTCGCGCTGGACACCGTGATGAATGTGCTGACGCCGCTGTAG
- a CDS encoding aldehyde dehydrogenase (NADP(+)), with protein MTRIYGHNYIGGQRSATGSVTLHSVDATTGEALPYDFYQATAQEVDAAANAAAAAYPVYRSLSAQHRASFLEAIADELDVLGDDFIALVCRETALPAGRIQGERGRTSGQMRLFAKVLRRGDFYGARIDLALPDRQPLPRPDVRQYRIGLGPVAVFGASNFPLAFSTAGGDTAAALAAGCPVVFKAHSGHMATAERVADAIMRAAQSTGMPDGVFNMIFGGGVGEALVKHPAIRAVGFTGSLKGGRALCDMAAARPQPIPVFAEMSSINPVIVLPQALQTRADTIARDLVASVVQGCGQFCTNPGLVIGIASPAFTAFTQQVAQLIGDQPAQTMLNTGTLSSYGKGLHTLLAHPGIEHLAGQAQAGNQAQPQLFKADASLLINGDEVLQEEVFGPTTVFVEVADQAQLSAALHGLHGQLTATIIGEPADFTQFGELTPLLEQKVGRILLNGYPTGVEVCDAMVHGGPYPATSDARGTSVGTLAIERFLRPVCFQNYPDSLLPDALKNANPLRIQRLVDGQPSRDAL; from the coding sequence ATGACCCGGATTTACGGCCACAACTACATCGGCGGCCAGCGCAGCGCCACCGGTAGCGTCACGCTGCACAGCGTCGACGCCACTACCGGCGAAGCGTTGCCCTATGATTTCTACCAGGCGACGGCGCAGGAAGTGGACGCGGCAGCCAACGCCGCAGCAGCGGCTTACCCGGTTTATCGCAGCCTGAGCGCGCAGCATCGTGCGTCGTTCCTGGAGGCAATAGCCGATGAGCTGGACGTCCTTGGCGATGACTTTATCGCCTTGGTCTGCCGCGAAACGGCGTTGCCCGCCGGGCGTATCCAGGGCGAGCGCGGCCGCACCAGCGGCCAGATGCGGCTGTTCGCCAAGGTGCTGCGGCGCGGTGATTTCTACGGGGCGCGGATCGATCTGGCGCTGCCGGATCGCCAGCCTTTGCCACGCCCGGATGTGCGCCAGTACCGCATCGGTCTCGGCCCGGTCGCGGTGTTTGGGGCGAGTAACTTTCCCTTGGCCTTTTCCACTGCCGGTGGCGACACCGCCGCCGCGCTGGCGGCCGGCTGCCCGGTGGTGTTCAAGGCCCACAGCGGCCACATGGCCACTGCCGAGCGGGTCGCCGATGCGATCATGCGCGCGGCGCAGAGCACCGGCATGCCCGACGGCGTGTTCAACATGATCTTCGGCGGCGGGGTGGGTGAAGCACTGGTCAAGCACCCGGCGATCCGCGCCGTGGGTTTCACCGGCTCGCTCAAGGGTGGCCGGGCCCTCTGTGATATGGCAGCGGCACGTCCGCAACCGATCCCGGTGTTCGCCGAGATGTCCAGCATCAACCCGGTGATCGTCTTGCCCCAAGCCCTGCAAACCCGGGCAGACACCATCGCCCGCGACCTGGTGGCGTCGGTGGTGCAAGGGTGCGGCCAGTTCTGCACGAACCCGGGCCTGGTGATCGGGATTGCGTCGCCAGCGTTCACTGCCTTCACCCAACAGGTCGCCCAACTGATCGGCGACCAGCCGGCGCAAACCATGCTCAATACCGGCACCTTGAGCAGCTACGGCAAAGGCCTGCACACGCTGCTCGCCCATCCTGGCATCGAGCACCTGGCGGGCCAGGCGCAAGCCGGCAATCAGGCGCAGCCACAGCTGTTCAAAGCGGATGCCAGCCTGTTGATCAACGGCGATGAAGTGCTGCAGGAAGAAGTGTTCGGCCCCACCACCGTGTTCGTGGAAGTCGCCGATCAGGCGCAATTGAGTGCCGCGTTGCACGGCCTGCATGGCCAACTGACGGCGACGATCATTGGCGAGCCGGCGGATTTCACCCAGTTCGGCGAGTTGACGCCGCTGCTGGAACAAAAAGTCGGGCGCATCCTGCTCAATGGTTATCCCACCGGCGTCGAGGTGTGTGACGCGATGGTCCACGGCGGGCCTTATCCGGCGACTTCCGATGCCCGTGGCACCTCGGTGGGCACCCTGGCGATCGAGCGCTTTCTGCGACCGGTGTGCTTTCAGAACTACCCTGATAGCCTGCTCCCCGACGCGCTGAAGAATGCCAACCCGTTGCGCATTCAGCGTCTGGTAGATGGGCAGCCGTCGCGCGACGCGCTGTAA